In Alphaproteobacteria bacterium, the DNA window GGGATACTAGAAACAGGCGTAAAGCGTGAGATAGCCTGCGCAGAATGTGCAGCACACATCACGGTAAAAAACAGTAAGAAAACTGCGAATCGTTTAAGGGACCCTGTCATACATCCATTTTTTAAAATATATCTTTAAAATACCATAGATTATTTTATCAAGGAAGAGTTTTGATGAGGACTTCTATGGATCCACAGCGCAAGCCCCTGGAAGACGCTGTGGGGAGTAATAAAATCTAAATTTTCTTCCCAAAGGCACAGCAGAATGCCCCATCCTTAACCCCAATCTTCACGTTTTCGAACAGCTCTTGGGTTGAGATCTTTTCCAGTATTTTGGCTGACAAAACCGGTAATACATGCTGGTTCAAAATGAAATCGATATTACGGGCCCCCGTTTCAGGATCTGTGCATTTTTCGGCAATTAGGTCAATCACATCATCTCCATAGGTAAATTGCGCCTTGTGATGCCCTTCAAACCGTTTCTTTATTTTATTCAATTTTAGATGAATAATTTTCTGGGTTTCTGCAGACGTAAGCGGGTAATAGGGCACCACAACCATACGCCCCAACAGGGCTGGTTTGAAATGCTGGATGAGCGCTGGCCGAATCAATTGATGCAGCTTTTCGAAATCCGGATGTTTGCCATCACAAGATTCCATAATTAAATCTGATGCCAAATTAGAGGTCATTAACAAAATAGTATTGCGGAAGTTGATTTCAATGCCTTCGGCATCTTCCATAATGCCTTTGTCGAACACCTGATAGAATAATTCCATCACATCTGGGTGGGCTTTTTCAATTTCATCCAGCAGAACAACGCTATAGGGATTACGTCGCACAGCCTCAGTCAGCACGCCGCCCTTCCCATGGCCTATATAGCCAGGGGGTGAGCCCTTTAGCAAAGAAACCGTATGGGCTTCTTGGTATTCAGACATGTTAATAGTGATTAAGTTTTTATCACCCCCATAAAGCGTATCCGCCAGAGCCAAAGCCGTTTCCGTCTTGCCAACACCACTAGGCCCCACCAGCAGGAATACCCCCACAGGTTTGTTGGGGTCGTCCAAATGGGCTCGATACGTCACAATATGTTTTGAAACGGTTTCCAGTGCTTCTTTTTGGCCAATAATTTTTTCGGCCATTTTTTCTTTCAAATTCAGCAACGTATCAATTTCATTGCGCATCATTTTACCCAGGGGAATTCCCGTCCAGCTGGCAATAACTTGGGCCACTACATGGCCGTCCACGCACAGGGGAACCAAAGGATTATCCTTTTGTTTGCTTTCCAGTTCTTTTTTCAGAGCTTCTAATTTTTTATGGGCACTTGCGTTGGTTCCCTCTTGATCTTGCAAAGTTCTTTGTAATTCTAAGACTTGTTTTACTAAATCCAGCTCTTCTTTCCATTGATGATCTAGGGTTTTTAGTTTCTTCTCAGAAGTCTCCAATTCCTCTTTAATTTCATCCAAACGAGCATCATGCTGATATCCATTCCTGACTTCCTTTTCCAGGCGACTTTTTTCATGATTCAGTAAAGAAATGTGCGTTTGCATATCTTCTATTTCCCCGGGGATTGAGCTTTGCCCAACCGCCACACGGGCACAAGCCGTATCCAATACACTCACCGCCTTATCTGGAAGTTTACGTCCTGTAATATAACGGCTTGATAGCTTCACCGCCTCCATAACCGCTGTATCCAGAATCAGAACCTTATGGTGTTCTTCCAATTTGTAAACCAAAGACCGAAGCATATGAACAGCTTTTTCTGGGGAAGGTTCTTCCACCTTAACCACTTGGAAACGACGGGTTAGGGCTGCATCTTTTTCAAAATATTTCTTATACTCATCCCATGTGGTGGCCGCAATAGTGCGCAGCTCTCCCCGGGCTAGGGCTGGTTTTAACAGGTTCGCCGCATCATTCTGATTAGCCCCCTCTCCCCCAATCAAGGTATGAGCCTCATCAATAAACAAGATAATTGGCTGTAAAGATGCTTGCACTTCCGTAATCACACCCTTTAGCCTATTTTCAAATTCTCCTTTTACGCCCGCACCCGCTTCTAACAAACCCAGATCCAGGCTCAGAATACGAACGTTTTTCAGGGCTGGCGGCACGTCTCCCTTTATAACGCGCAAAGCAAGTCCTTCGACAACTGCCGTCTTCCCAACCCCCGCATCCCCCGTCAGAATGGGGTTGTTTTGGCGGCGTCGGGTCAGAATGTCTATAATCTGCCTGATCTCTTCTTCCCGTCCCTCAATAGGGTCAATTTTTCCCTCTTGTGCCTGACGGGTCAGATCAACCGTAAACCGGTCCAAAGATTCCGTTGAACTTTCGTGAGAGCGCTTGGGATGATGCGTTTCATCCCCCACCACTTCCTCGGGACTATTTTTAATAAGCTCATGAATATCTTCCATCAGCTGATTGCGGGGAATTTTTAACAAAGCCGGGCAACTGTTCATCACAATTCCCAATAATTCTTCCGTTTGCAGCAAGGCAATCAACAAAGCTGCAGATCTGATTTGAGGTTGTTTAAGCGTCAAGGACGATATCACCCACGCGCGCTCTAAAAGCTTTGTGATTTGGGGCGACAGGCTAGGCGTTTTATTATTCCCCCGCTTGAATTGATCCAGGGCTTGCTTTAGTTGAGTCGCCACACTTTTTTCATCAATATCATAAGCTCTAAAAACAACCTGAAGATCTGTGGTTTTTTTCTCACACAGTTTCAGCAGAATATGCTCGATATCCACCGTAAAATGGGTTTGGGAAACGCAAATTTGCGCCCCCTCCTCCATAGCCCGCCTACAAGTCTGGTTTAATTTTTCAATCAGTGACTGAATACTGCTCATGCGTGATACCTCCCTGGGACCCCTTTAAAGGGTCTTAATGTCATGATGTTTTGTCTGTCTGGCGTGTCTTGTGGGGGCGAATAAGAATTCACCCATGCGGTCCACCCTAAAGCCATGCCAAACCCCAATCTTGTCTGGGGTTTTTCTTGTTTATCCAAAATCAAATTAATTTTAAAATCTTGGTCTTTTCCTACGTAGTAAAGGGCTAAACTTTTTAAAGATTTATAGGATGGGGCCGGCTTCAACAGATCAATATAACGATCCAAAGTCATGGGCCCTATATGTAAAGTAAAATCAGCCTGTTGTTCCCAAAAGCGATCCCCAATAATAGCCGTATCTCCCAAACGTGCAAAAGATCCCTTGGCTCCGATGGAAGTTCGTTGAGATTCCGGAACTCGAATCCACCGCCCTTGGAATTGACTGATCGAAACAGGTAACCTGAAAAAAGCCGTCAACAACTTCACAAGCCCCACTTCAGATCGAGGCCGTTGCCACAAAAGACCTGCGTAATAAAGCAAGCTACGATCTGGAACATTCAAGCGATTGCTCAGTTCTTTCCCCGATAAACCCAGCAGGGCCTTTAAGCATAAGCCTACAAAGGTTTTTTCTGGTTCATCCCCCGAAACCCCCACCCAGTGTTTTTTGCGAATACGATGAAATAAAGACACTAATCGATGGTTAAAAATATCCAAAAATCCGTGAAAAGCCCCATCCTTTTGACTATCTCGTTCCATCAGAATTTGGGTATAGGGCGTAGGCAAAGGGCCCTGAATGCCAGCAATTCCTAAAAAATTTGTGGTCAGCAAGGGGGGGACTTGGGAATCATCAGACCACACCAAATCGTGCACATCTGTGGTGGGAAAATTCATACTCACATGGGTTTGAATTCTGACAGATTCATGCTCAGGCGACACCCCTTCTCCCAGGGGGACTGACTCTTTTTTCATGCCCTCCAGAATTTTGACAATAGCGTGGAACTCAAACTGATCTGCATCATCAATCAGAGTCTGCTTTAAAGAAGGGGTTGTGTTCCTGCGATTGCCGGCCATGTTTTCCAAATCTGTTCTTGATGTTTCTTTTTAATTGAAAGCTCTGTGAATGAATTAATATGGGTATATAAGCCCAAAAAATGGCTTAAAACTGCTGAAAAAAGAAAGGTCCCTAAGCTATAAGAATCACCCTCATCCAACGTCAATGTCACGGCCATGCCTTTTGTGAATCCTCGCCAGGCATCTTTCCCCAAACGCCGGACTGTTTGATCACATTTCATATCCAATAATCGGGTAATTTCAATATCCACATCCCGGGATTCATTTACAGAATACAGTTTCAAAATTTCTTTTAATGCATCCAAACTTTCTGTTTCTGAAGATAGAGACAAATAACTCAAAGATAGATTCGAAATCAACTGCCATTGAGTAGCCCCTTCTTTGTCTGGATAAATTGGAACGGTTGGGGGATGCAAACAAATAATACTGCTGGCTGGAATGCCTTCATCCTCTTGCAGAACCGTGTTGCCAGAAACCATCGTGGCCAGATGACGATTAGTGCATAAAGTCCTAGCATAAACCACCTCGGTTGAGGGCAGCTCTGGTTTGCACTCCCAATTCACAAAAGAAAGCATATAGTCCGTTCCTGGAACACGGGGATTGCTAGAAGGCGTCCGCCGCCCAAACCAAAAGAAAGTTTTTTTATTCTGCAAAGAGTGGTGATCATAGGAAAAGTAAGGACCTATTTCTTGCACCTCAACTGCATCCAAATTTGAAGAAAAGACCTTTTCTAAGCTATAAATTTCTGTCGTCATTTCCCGCCTATAGTCTGGCACAAGGCGGTATTCTATTTTCTTATGATCAAATCGAATGGGCTCTGTTGTTCGGGGAAAAAGATTAATAATGGGCGCACATCCCAATAAGAATGTGTTTTTAGAAAAAGCAACCCCCTTAGCTTCTTCAGGCGAACTCACCGGAATAAAAATCTCAACAGAATCCTTACAATGACTGAAATCCAACCCCTCTAAATCAAAAAACATATACTTTTTGGGGAAGGCGAAATATTCTTGCAACAACCCATAAGCAGGATGCCCATTAGCAGGCGTTGGGATGGCTGCCTCGTCTTCAGAAAATCCCACTTGTTTGATAGAACCCGCCCCCAAAATTTTTGTCGTTCCCCCGCCCACCACAGCAATTTGATGATCTTCCTCGAATAAAAGCTGGTACAAAATATTCGCTTCTGTTCGGTGAGCGTTAATGTAAAACCTTAATTTTTTGATATCTAGTTTGTTTAAAGGTGTTCCTTGTGCCTTTAAAGAAATCTTCATGAAATAGGCGTGGTCAGTGACAGAAGAACCGAAGTCATATTTCTCAGTCTTGACCATGGCAACGTCACTCACATCCAAAGGCCAAAGGTCAATGGGGTAACAGGTTCTGAACCGACAAATCTCCCCATCATAGGCTTCTGTAAACACGGAAAAATGTTTGGGGATGGGATAGCTAGTCGTCATGGGCTTTTGCGTATCAGGCTTGAATTGGGCCACACTCATGGGTGGAATAGGATTCGTTAAAAAAGGATATAAAATACTTAAAAGGGCGGACGAAAGACGGGGAAATTGATTATCAATATCTTGTTGTAAATAGCCCGATAAAAAGGCAAAAGATTCCAAAAGACGTTCCACATGGGGGTCTGCCGATTGATTTTCTGTAAAGCTTAGCCGCCGGGCAATTTTGGGGTATTTGGCCGCAAAAACGCCCCCCATTTGCCGCAAGAAGGACATCTCTTTTTGGTAATACATAAGCTGAAGATCACTGGATTTTGTCATAGGCTAGCCCCCACAGTAAAGTGACCTGTCATTTGTTGCTTTTTTATATTTCTTTTAAGCAATTTTTTTTACCCTGTTCCCCCTACGGAGCATGCTACCTGTGATTTTCTTCATCATTACATTTTTCACAAGGCTTGTCAAAAAAATAGACCTCTTAGAGATGGCAGAGCACGACTAAGGGGGCGCAAAACGCACCCCCTGATTTTCCACAGATATTGGATTAGACTAATGCAGCGTCTTTTTCGCGCGAACAGAAAGATCTTCCCGAATTTCTTCGTGCAAAAAACGAATCTGTGCCAGGGTAATTGCGATGTTGTACCCAAAATCTACGTGACGCTCAAACAGCACTAGCAAATCGTGATAGCGCTTATCAAGGTCCTTTAAAGGTTGGGAAAAATCGTTTAAGTTGTGGTTAGTCATGTAGACCTCCTTTTTAGGTTTATACGATTAGTGGGGCTCTATGTGTTGGTGTCACTGGAATCCCACGTTTACTTTTTTATTTGAATTTGAAGTTCGTTCAAATCCTGTCTTCGATACTAGCTTTTTTGGAAAAAAAGGGAAGGAAAAAAATACCCCTCTATTGCTTTCCTCGGGCGTGCCCCAAGGATCCACACCTTACTTCTTGGGCTGCGCCCTGAAATAGCTGGATCACGACGTCGGACTACGTCCTCCTCGTGATGACGGGAATGGGGCAGTTCCGCGAAGGTGTCGGCCAAAAAGCCTTCCCCCTAAAACCTAGATTTTTGTGTCGAGTACGAGCGAAATAAAGGGCGGGAATTCCGACAGGTACACTTGGGTACATGAGGAATTTGAGATCCTGCAGTTTTTCGAAGGTGTCGGCCAAAAAGCCTTCCCCTATAAAACCTAGATTTTTGTGTCGAGTACGAGCGAAATAAAGGGTGGGGATTCCGACAGGTACACTTGGTACCTTAGGAATTCACGAACCTGCGATTTCGCGAAGTAATCGGCCAAAAAGCTAGGTTTTAGTGTAGGCCTTTTTTTCGCGCTTCCCAATATCTTGAAAGTTTTGGATAGAAACGGGGAAAGAGATGGGCTCTAGAACCTCATCCACCTTTAAATTGGCTTCGATGTGCAGATACAGATTTTGGGTTTCTTCATCATACCTGCGAATTTCAACGGAAACATCTGCAAGCCTTGGTTCAAACAACTTCAGACTATTCGCCATCATGCGGGCCAACTTCCCTGCCCCATCCGAATTAGAAGCGTCTCCATAGGATTGATCTGGGAACCCGTATAAATCAGGCACTCCATAATCTAAATTCGCGGGATCCAGGGCCAGATATTCTTTCAAAGGCATTTTGCAGCGAGTATTTAAAAGGGCTTCCGCTTCCCGCATAATAGACTCTATCGTTTCCGCCTTATCATAGTTCATAAAGGGAGAAGCCTCAGCCGTTACTTCTGGATGATTATCAATTAGCCGATCAAATAAAGGCGCACTACT includes these proteins:
- the tssH gene encoding type VI secretion system ATPase TssH; the protein is MSSIQSLIEKLNQTCRRAMEEGAQICVSQTHFTVDIEHILLKLCEKKTTDLQVVFRAYDIDEKSVATQLKQALDQFKRGNNKTPSLSPQITKLLERAWVISSLTLKQPQIRSAALLIALLQTEELLGIVMNSCPALLKIPRNQLMEDIHELIKNSPEEVVGDETHHPKRSHESSTESLDRFTVDLTRQAQEGKIDPIEGREEEIRQIIDILTRRRQNNPILTGDAGVGKTAVVEGLALRVIKGDVPPALKNVRILSLDLGLLEAGAGVKGEFENRLKGVITEVQASLQPIILFIDEAHTLIGGEGANQNDAANLLKPALARGELRTIAATTWDEYKKYFEKDAALTRRFQVVKVEEPSPEKAVHMLRSLVYKLEEHHKVLILDTAVMEAVKLSSRYITGRKLPDKAVSVLDTACARVAVGQSSIPGEIEDMQTHISLLNHEKSRLEKEVRNGYQHDARLDEIKEELETSEKKLKTLDHQWKEELDLVKQVLELQRTLQDQEGTNASAHKKLEALKKELESKQKDNPLVPLCVDGHVVAQVIASWTGIPLGKMMRNEIDTLLNLKEKMAEKIIGQKEALETVSKHIVTYRAHLDDPNKPVGVFLLVGPSGVGKTETALALADTLYGGDKNLITINMSEYQEAHTVSLLKGSPPGYIGHGKGGVLTEAVRRNPYSVVLLDEIEKAHPDVMELFYQVFDKGIMEDAEGIEINFRNTILLMTSNLASDLIMESCDGKHPDFEKLHQLIRPALIQHFKPALLGRMVVVPYYPLTSAETQKIIHLKLNKIKKRFEGHHKAQFTYGDDVIDLIAEKCTDPETGARNIDFILNQHVLPVLSAKILEKISTQELFENVKIGVKDGAFCCAFGKKI
- the tssG gene encoding type VI secretion system baseplate subunit TssG encodes the protein MAGNRRNTTPSLKQTLIDDADQFEFHAIVKILEGMKKESVPLGEGVSPEHESVRIQTHVSMNFPTTDVHDLVWSDDSQVPPLLTTNFLGIAGIQGPLPTPYTQILMERDSQKDGAFHGFLDIFNHRLVSLFHRIRKKHWVGVSGDEPEKTFVGLCLKALLGLSGKELSNRLNVPDRSLLYYAGLLWQRPRSEVGLVKLLTAFFRLPVSISQFQGRWIRVPESQRTSIGAKGSFARLGDTAIIGDRFWEQQADFTLHIGPMTLDRYIDLLKPAPSYKSLKSLALYYVGKDQDFKINLILDKQEKPQTRLGFGMALGWTAWVNSYSPPQDTPDRQNIMTLRPFKGVPGRYHA
- the tssF gene encoding type VI secretion system baseplate subunit TssF; its protein translation is MTKSSDLQLMYYQKEMSFLRQMGGVFAAKYPKIARRLSFTENQSADPHVERLLESFAFLSGYLQQDIDNQFPRLSSALLSILYPFLTNPIPPMSVAQFKPDTQKPMTTSYPIPKHFSVFTEAYDGEICRFRTCYPIDLWPLDVSDVAMVKTEKYDFGSSVTDHAYFMKISLKAQGTPLNKLDIKKLRFYINAHRTEANILYQLLFEEDHQIAVVGGGTTKILGAGSIKQVGFSEDEAAIPTPANGHPAYGLLQEYFAFPKKYMFFDLEGLDFSHCKDSVEIFIPVSSPEEAKGVAFSKNTFLLGCAPIINLFPRTTEPIRFDHKKIEYRLVPDYRREMTTEIYSLEKVFSSNLDAVEVQEIGPYFSYDHHSLQNKKTFFWFGRRTPSSNPRVPGTDYMLSFVNWECKPELPSTEVVYARTLCTNRHLATMVSGNTVLQEDEGIPASSIICLHPPTVPIYPDKEGATQWQLISNLSLSYLSLSSETESLDALKEILKLYSVNESRDVDIEITRLLDMKCDQTVRRLGKDAWRGFTKGMAVTLTLDEGDSYSLGTFLFSAVLSHFLGLYTHINSFTELSIKKKHQEQIWKTWPAIAGTQPLL
- the tssE gene encoding type VI secretion system baseplate subunit TssE, which produces MARSWAAIGSSAPLFDRLIDNHPEVTAEASPFMNYDKAETIESIMREAEALLNTRCKMPLKEYLALDPANLDYGVPDLYGFPDQSYGDASNSDGAGKLARMMANSLKLFEPRLADVSVEIRRYDEETQNLYLHIEANLKVDEVLEPISFPVSIQNFQDIGKREKKAYTKT